The genomic segment GTTGGCAGCATGCCCAACAACCCAGCCTGTCACGCGTCGATCCGCTGGTGATACTGCTGGAAACCACGCCAGCCATGCTCGCGGCCGATGTCCGTCCCAATCGCCTGGAGCAGGCCAAGCGCAAGATCCTCGACCTGCTGCACACGCGTGACGACGCCCAGACAGCGATCGTGGCGTTCGCCGGCAGTGCCCACACCCTGGTGCCGCTGTCCAACGACATCGCCACGACGCAGAACCTACTGGACGCCCTTCAGCCCAACCTGATGCCAGAGCCCGGCCACCACGCAGATCTGGCCGTGGCGCACGGCATCGAACTCCTCGAACGAGGGGCGAATGGGCGCGGCCGGTTGTTATTGATCGGCAGCAGCCTGAACGAACAGGAGCGCACCGCGATTCGTAGCGTGCTTGAGGACAGCGATCAGCAACTGCTTATTCTGGGCGTCGGTACTGCGCAAGGCGCTCCCATCGCCACCGAAGATGGCAGCTTCCTCAAGGACGAAACAGGCGCAATTCTGATCCCACGGCTGGACGATGCTGCGATGCGTCGGTTCGCGAACAGCATCGAAGGCCGCTATCAGCAGGCACGTATCGATGAAGACGACTTGGCGGGCCTCGGTTTGCTGGAGCGCAGCGGCGCGCTAGTGGCTCAGGATGACTCGACCCGTCTCGACACTTGGCTCGATCAAGGCTACTGGCTGCTGTTGCCGCTGCTCTTGCTGGCCGCGTGTGGGGGGCGCCGCGGTTGGCTTTTCTGCCTGCCGCTGTTGATCCTCATGCCGCAACCGGCCAGCGCGCTGAGCATGCAGGACCTATGGCTACGCCCGGATCAGCAAGGCATGCGCCTGCTGGAATCCCAACGTCCAGCCGAGGCTGCGGAGCGCTTCGAAGACCCGCAATGGCAAGGCTAC from the Stutzerimonas stutzeri genome contains:
- a CDS encoding VWA domain-containing protein, translated to MIDALPHLLRPFWLLILPLLIWLLWRLWHRQRQVGRWQRLLPEAFHAALLTRGKLRNSRRPWLLLGSAWLLACVALLGPSWQHAQQPSLSRVDPLVILLETTPAMLAADVRPNRLEQAKRKILDLLHTRDDAQTAIVAFAGSAHTLVPLSNDIATTQNLLDALQPNLMPEPGHHADLAVAHGIELLERGANGRGRLLLIGSSLNEQERTAIRSVLEDSDQQLLILGVGTAQGAPIATEDGSFLKDETGAILIPRLDDAAMRRFANSIEGRYQQARIDEDDLAGLGLLERSGALVAQDDSTRLDTWLDQGYWLLLPLLLLAACGGRRGWLFCLPLLILMPQPASALSMQDLWLRPDQQGMRLLESQRPAEAAERFEDPQWQGYARYQAGDFAGAAKQFAKGDTAAAHYNRGNALARNEELEAAMEAYDQALELDPELESARRNKATVEAALRQRQQQAQEQEQASNDQPAQDASPDTRQTEQKTSSNGAAAAQPDVTKASEQDEPGKGNEAADAAPTDSPAPDEQDETNEALAQPREAPLDPEQDQAMNQWLRKIPDNPGELLRRKFLYEQRKRQEMNR